The following are encoded in a window of Astyanax mexicanus isolate ESR-SI-001 chromosome 6, AstMex3_surface, whole genome shotgun sequence genomic DNA:
- the LOC103038811 gene encoding UDP-glucuronosyltransferase 2A2-like isoform X1 — MWTLGLGCFPETVLIKRERGREKKPKLYGVSPPQHSRQSRRIMGGLKEVCCLLLVSTLFFTFCLPSAMAGKVLVFPVDGSHWINMKIIIEELHARGHEVTVVRTATSWYVKEESPHYKSITVTLPKGVIIEDEDFFVSFLSKMLEIQRGRGSPLAFIKFFWEMLSALGNIHWQASQLAVEIFENQTLMEELRSTHFDLALIDPGTPPGVLVAHKLGLPMVFNVRWITSGEGHFVVAPSPISYVPTSGFAASNQMTFGERVKNAGYYILNNCIDRFIVSPPYNVLMTRYFGPDANFYHLLQGTDLWLMRVDFVFEFPRPTMPNIVYIGGFQCRPAKPLPAELQQFVEGSGEHGVIIMSLGTLLKGLPAEITSEIAAAFAQLPQRVVWKHVGERPKNLGNNTLLVNWMPQNDLLGHPKTRLFVAHGGTNGVYESIYHGVPMLGLPLLFDQFENFLRLEVRGAAKAFDVSNLKSQDFLKAIKEVLHQPSYRENMQRLSRLHRDQPVHPLNNSIFWIEFVMRHKGAAHLRTESYKMPWYSYHSLDVIGFLLAVMLALFGAVILIMRLLCLRMCRRQKSKIE, encoded by the exons ATGTGGACTTTGGGTTTGGGCTGCTTTCCAGAAACAGTgcttataaagagagagagggggagagagaagaaGCCAAAGCTCTACGGTGTTTCCCCTCCACAGCACAGCAGACAGAGCA GAAGGATCATGGGTGGTCTGAAAGAAGTCTGCTGTCTTCTCTTGGTCTCCACACTCTTCTTTACCTTTTGTCTTCCTTCTGCTATGGCTGGAAAGGTTCTCGTCTTTCCTGTGGATGGTAGCCACTGGATCAACATGAAGATCATAATAGAGGAGCTCCACGCCAGAGGCCACGAGGTCACCGTGGTCCGAACAGCCACCAGCTGGTATGTTAAGGAAGAGTCTCCTCACTACAAGTCCATTACAGTGACTCTTCCAAAGGGAGTGATCATTGAGGACGAAGACTTTTTTGTGTCGTTTCTGAGTAAAATGCTGGAGATACAGCGGGGAAGAGGGTCTCCTCTCGCGTTCATTAAGTTCTTCTGGGAGATGCTGTCTGCGCTGGGGAATATTCACTGGCAGGCAAGTCAGCTGGCAGTGGAGATATTTGAAAACCAAACACTAATGGAAGAGCTCAGATCCACACACTTTGATTTAGCTCTGATTGACCCTGGCACTCCTCCTGGGGTGCTGGTGGCTCACAAACTGGGTTTACCAATGGTGTTCAACGTACGGTGGATCACTAGTGGTGAGGGGCACTTTGTTGTTGCTCCTTCTCCCATTTCGTACGTCCCTACGTCAGGCTTTGCTGCCTCAAACCAGATGACGTTTGGAGAAAGGGTCAAGAATGCAGGTTACTACATTTTGAACAACTGCATTGACCGCTTCATTGTAAGTCCACCCTATAATGTGCTGATGACACGTTACTTTGGACCCGATGCCAACTTCTACCACCTCCTGCAGGGCACAGACCTCTGGCTGATGAGGGTGGATTTTGTCTTTGAGTTCCCCCGACCGACCATGCCCAACATTGTTTACATTGGTGGGTTCCAGTGCAGACCTGCAAAACCCTTACCAGCAGAGCTCCAGCAGTTTGTGGAAGGATCAGGAGAGCATGGAGTCATAATCATGTCATTAGGCACACTACTGAAAGGTCTTCCCGCTGAGATTACATCTGAGATCGCTGCTGCTTTTGCTCAGCTTCCCCAGAGGGTAGTCTGGAAGCATGTGGGGGAGCGACCCAAAAATCTTGGAAACAACACATTGTTGGTTAACTGGATGCCTCAGAACGACTTGCTGGGTCACCCCAAAACCCGGCTGTTTGTCGCACATGGTGGCACCAATGGCGTCTACGAGTCTATCTACCATGGCGTTCCAATGTTGGGTCTTCCATTACTGTTTGACCAGTTTGAGAACTTTTTGCGCCTTGAGGTACGAGGGGCAGCTAAAGCTTTTGATGTCTCTAATCTGAAAAGTCAGGACTTCCTAAAAGCAATAAAAGAAGTCCTACATCAGCCATCGTACAGGGAAAACATGCAACGACTCTCTAGATTGCACCGTGACCAGCCTGTTCATCCACTTAACAATTCCATCTTTTGGATAGAGTTTGTAATGCGCCATAAAGGGGCAGCGCACCTGCGCACAGAGTCATATAAAATGCCCTGGTACTCTTACCACTCCCTGGATGTAATAGGGTTCCTTCTGGCTGTCATGTTAGCACTATTTGGTGCTGTGATATTAATTATGCGTCTCTTGTGCCTTCGAATGTGCAGAAGACAAAAATCTAAAATTGAATAA
- the LOC103038811 gene encoding UDP-glucuronosyltransferase 2A2-like isoform X2 encodes MGGLKEVCCLLLVSTLFFTFCLPSAMAGKVLVFPVDGSHWINMKIIIEELHARGHEVTVVRTATSWYVKEESPHYKSITVTLPKGVIIEDEDFFVSFLSKMLEIQRGRGSPLAFIKFFWEMLSALGNIHWQASQLAVEIFENQTLMEELRSTHFDLALIDPGTPPGVLVAHKLGLPMVFNVRWITSGEGHFVVAPSPISYVPTSGFAASNQMTFGERVKNAGYYILNNCIDRFIVSPPYNVLMTRYFGPDANFYHLLQGTDLWLMRVDFVFEFPRPTMPNIVYIGGFQCRPAKPLPAELQQFVEGSGEHGVIIMSLGTLLKGLPAEITSEIAAAFAQLPQRVVWKHVGERPKNLGNNTLLVNWMPQNDLLGHPKTRLFVAHGGTNGVYESIYHGVPMLGLPLLFDQFENFLRLEVRGAAKAFDVSNLKSQDFLKAIKEVLHQPSYRENMQRLSRLHRDQPVHPLNNSIFWIEFVMRHKGAAHLRTESYKMPWYSYHSLDVIGFLLAVMLALFGAVILIMRLLCLRMCRRQKSKIE; translated from the coding sequence ATGGGTGGTCTGAAAGAAGTCTGCTGTCTTCTCTTGGTCTCCACACTCTTCTTTACCTTTTGTCTTCCTTCTGCTATGGCTGGAAAGGTTCTCGTCTTTCCTGTGGATGGTAGCCACTGGATCAACATGAAGATCATAATAGAGGAGCTCCACGCCAGAGGCCACGAGGTCACCGTGGTCCGAACAGCCACCAGCTGGTATGTTAAGGAAGAGTCTCCTCACTACAAGTCCATTACAGTGACTCTTCCAAAGGGAGTGATCATTGAGGACGAAGACTTTTTTGTGTCGTTTCTGAGTAAAATGCTGGAGATACAGCGGGGAAGAGGGTCTCCTCTCGCGTTCATTAAGTTCTTCTGGGAGATGCTGTCTGCGCTGGGGAATATTCACTGGCAGGCAAGTCAGCTGGCAGTGGAGATATTTGAAAACCAAACACTAATGGAAGAGCTCAGATCCACACACTTTGATTTAGCTCTGATTGACCCTGGCACTCCTCCTGGGGTGCTGGTGGCTCACAAACTGGGTTTACCAATGGTGTTCAACGTACGGTGGATCACTAGTGGTGAGGGGCACTTTGTTGTTGCTCCTTCTCCCATTTCGTACGTCCCTACGTCAGGCTTTGCTGCCTCAAACCAGATGACGTTTGGAGAAAGGGTCAAGAATGCAGGTTACTACATTTTGAACAACTGCATTGACCGCTTCATTGTAAGTCCACCCTATAATGTGCTGATGACACGTTACTTTGGACCCGATGCCAACTTCTACCACCTCCTGCAGGGCACAGACCTCTGGCTGATGAGGGTGGATTTTGTCTTTGAGTTCCCCCGACCGACCATGCCCAACATTGTTTACATTGGTGGGTTCCAGTGCAGACCTGCAAAACCCTTACCAGCAGAGCTCCAGCAGTTTGTGGAAGGATCAGGAGAGCATGGAGTCATAATCATGTCATTAGGCACACTACTGAAAGGTCTTCCCGCTGAGATTACATCTGAGATCGCTGCTGCTTTTGCTCAGCTTCCCCAGAGGGTAGTCTGGAAGCATGTGGGGGAGCGACCCAAAAATCTTGGAAACAACACATTGTTGGTTAACTGGATGCCTCAGAACGACTTGCTGGGTCACCCCAAAACCCGGCTGTTTGTCGCACATGGTGGCACCAATGGCGTCTACGAGTCTATCTACCATGGCGTTCCAATGTTGGGTCTTCCATTACTGTTTGACCAGTTTGAGAACTTTTTGCGCCTTGAGGTACGAGGGGCAGCTAAAGCTTTTGATGTCTCTAATCTGAAAAGTCAGGACTTCCTAAAAGCAATAAAAGAAGTCCTACATCAGCCATCGTACAGGGAAAACATGCAACGACTCTCTAGATTGCACCGTGACCAGCCTGTTCATCCACTTAACAATTCCATCTTTTGGATAGAGTTTGTAATGCGCCATAAAGGGGCAGCGCACCTGCGCACAGAGTCATATAAAATGCCCTGGTACTCTTACCACTCCCTGGATGTAATAGGGTTCCTTCTGGCTGTCATGTTAGCACTATTTGGTGCTGTGATATTAATTATGCGTCTCTTGTGCCTTCGAATGTGCAGAAGACAAAAATCTAAAATTGAATAA
- the LOC103039326 gene encoding endonuclease domain-containing 1 protein, with protein sequence MLEAIFRTPPLTALGVLLLLSSLLNLCSGDVGDFSPCLNYFHRAWPLKGLQGTPICQRFDNRYHFATLYSRDRRTPLFSAYIYNPPQGKRPKGNWKYEPQLANSKADGNMVPFPIPPAKVDQNVVESQAVQEDYINSSYTRGHLNPSQHHTDPTDRYATFTLTNVVPQKAGSNDGPWAKLEGSVSQRLQAYCLGEAHVVTGIIPYEKDRWLKDKGRVAIPEYLWSAYCCQNFSQNLPKSLIDTFPSYAAIGRNDPNSTEEIVPVNPKRKKAFLGYDVRPMPLPTLETYLKQRYGTPISVFYEQCSGS encoded by the exons ATGTTGGAGGCCATTTTCAGAACCCCTCCTCTCACAGCTTTAGGAGTTCTGCTGCTCCTAAGCTCGCTGCTGAACCTCTGTTCTGGAGATGTTGGGGATTTCTCGCCATGCTTGAACTACTTTCACCGGGCTTGGCCACTAAAAGGCCTACAGGGCACTCCAATCTGCCAGCGCTTCGATAACCGGTATCATTTCGCCACGCTGTACAGCCGAGACCGCCGCACGCCACTGTTCTCAGCCTACATCTACAACCCACCTCAGGGCAAGAGACCTAAAGGAAACTGGAAGTATGAACCTCAG CTGGCCAATTCCAAAGCCGATGGTAACATGGTACCATTCCCCATACCGCCGGCGAAAGTGGACCAGAACGTGGTGGAGAGCCAGGCTGTTCAGGAAGACTACATCAACTCCAGCTACACCCGCGGCCACCTGAACCCCAGCCAGCACCACACTGACCCCACTGACCGCTACGCCACCTTCACCCTCACCAACGTGGTCCCGCAAAAGGCTGGCTCCAACGACGGACCCTGGGCCAAATTGGAAGGTAGCGTCAGCCAGAGACTCCAGGCGTACTGTCTGGGGGAGGCACATGTGGTGACTGGGATCATCCCGTATGAGAAAGACCGATGGCTGAAGGATAAGGGCAGAGTCGCTATCCCAGAGTACCTGTGGTCGGCATACTGCTGCCAGAACTTCAGCCAGAACCTTCCGAAAAGCCTGATCGACACGTTTCCCTCATACGCAGCCATCGGACGGAATGATCCGAATAGCACTGAGGAGATTGTGCCGGTGAATCCAAAACGGAAAAAGGCTTTCCTGGGCTACGATGTCCGGCCTATGCCTCTCCCCACTCTGGAGACCTACCTGAAGCAGCGCTACGGAACACCCATCAGTGTCTTCTATGAACAGTGCTCAGGGTCGTGA